The region CCAATCCAATCCAAAGTTCTTCTAATTCAGGTATCAAAACCACTCCTAAAACAGGATTATTACCATTAACTAAAGCCAAATGCACTGCATATTCTCCGGTGCCTTGTAGGAAATCTTTGGTTCCATCTAAAGGATCTAATATCCACACCCATTGATTGTTCAAAGGCTCCCCTATCACAAGCTGTTCCTTAGCCGTTTCCTCACTAATTAACGCCCATTTTACAGATGCGAAACTTGCCTTCAAGCCTTCAATTAGCCAGCTATTAACTGCAAGGTCTGCAGCAGATACAGGTCCATCTCCTCCTTCTTGAACACTCAAAACTTCAGGGAAATCATAAGGAGGCTTTTCTCCTCTTGCATATGCCTTCAGAATATCTGCAGCGCCCCAACTCAACTCTCTAAGTTTCTCCAACAAATTATTCAAATTAACTCCATTAGGAAGTTCAACCTCTTTTTTCATGATGGATCTAGACAAAGAAGACATTTCAAAAAAAACTTTTGAGCCAAATTCTGGCGTCTTATATGTAATAGGGACACCAATAGGAAACCTTGGAGATCTTTCACCAAGAGCAAAGCATCTTCTATCAAACGTATCAGTTATCGCATGCGAAGACACTCGACATAGCGGACAACTTCTCAAAAAATTTAAAATTAAAGGAAAGCTTGTAAGTTTTCATAAGCACAATACCAAGTTAAGAATTCCAAAACTCATTAAAGAATTGGATGCTGGAGAAAGTCTTGGATTAATAAGTGATGCAGGGCTCCCAGGGATTAGCGATCCTGGAGAAGAGCTTGTTTTAGCAACAAGGCAAGCTGGACATGACGTCATTTGCATCCCAGGTCCATGTGCAGCGATTACAGCACTAGTAAGCAGCGGGCTACCTTCTCAGAGATTTTGTTTTGAAGGCTTTCTGCCATACAAACAAAAAGACAGGTCATTAATTCTTCAGAGTATTGCCAAAGAAAAAAGGACCACAATAATTTATGAATCCCCTCACAGACTATTAAAACTCTTAAAGGAATTATATGATCTCTGCGGAACAAACAGGCCATTGCAAGTTGCTCGAGAGCTTACAAAAAAGTATGAAGAGCAAATTGGGCCAACACTTGGGAATGCCCTAGAACATTTCACCAATAACCAACCTAAAGGAGAATTTACTCTTGTTTTAGGAGGAAAGCCAAATAGCGAGGAGCTGAAAAAGAAAAACAATGTCGAATTACAAGAAGAAATGAAAAGACTTTTAGACAAAGGGTTAAGCTTAAAAAATGCTTCTCGGGAATTGGCAAAGAAAACTGGCTACTCAAAAAATTTCCTTTATTCATTAATTCCTCAAAAAATAAAAAAAAATGATGATTCTCAAACCCGAACAGCAAAATGATTTTTCTTAAATATTAAAAAATGATGGCAAGAAAAATAATCCTATTAGGA is a window of Prochlorococcus marinus subsp. marinus str. CCMP1375 DNA encoding:
- a CDS encoding 3'(2'),5'-bisphosphate nucleotidase CysQ family protein translates to MMKKEVELPNGVNLNNLLEKLRELSWGAADILKAYARGEKPPYDFPEVLSVQEGGDGPVSAADLAVNSWLIEGLKASFASVKWALISEETAKEQLVIGEPLNNQWVWILDPLDGTKDFLQGTGEYAVHLALVNGNNPVLGVVLIPELEELWIGLVGSGSWCEDRFGNKKPAVFSSRKEISEMTLVASRSHRDEKLEKLINSLPFAQKQIVGSVGCKVAKILKGEADFYISLSAKTAPKDWDMAAPEAVLKAAGGSFTHANNKPLKYNTGEINQWGCLIASHGRNHDLLCSVIQNELLSIDPSFSV
- the rsmI gene encoding 16S rRNA (cytidine(1402)-2'-O)-methyltransferase codes for the protein MDLDKEDISKKTFEPNSGVLYVIGTPIGNLGDLSPRAKHLLSNVSVIACEDTRHSGQLLKKFKIKGKLVSFHKHNTKLRIPKLIKELDAGESLGLISDAGLPGISDPGEELVLATRQAGHDVICIPGPCAAITALVSSGLPSQRFCFEGFLPYKQKDRSLILQSIAKEKRTTIIYESPHRLLKLLKELYDLCGTNRPLQVARELTKKYEEQIGPTLGNALEHFTNNQPKGEFTLVLGGKPNSEELKKKNNVELQEEMKRLLDKGLSLKNASRELAKKTGYSKNFLYSLIPQKIKKNDDSQTRTAK